A single Larimichthys crocea isolate SSNF chromosome VIII, L_crocea_2.0, whole genome shotgun sequence DNA region contains:
- the rs1a gene encoding retinoschisin 1a, whose product MALNMQRFLLALLLLGANVFIIHAQEVGVTEAWTSRSCKCDCEGAESPTEFSSIRTSSSMVRGVDCMPECPYHKPLGFEAGSVSPDQITCSNQDQYTGWFSSWLPSRARLNSQGFGCAWLSKFQDNSQWLQVDLKEVMVVSGILTQGRCDADEWITKYSVQYRTNEKLNWIYYKDQTGNNRVFYGNADRSSSVQNLLRPPIVARYIRILPLGWHTRIAVRMELLLCMNKCV is encoded by the exons ATGGCTCTCAACATGCAGCGTTTCCTGCTGGCCCTGCTTCTTCTGGGAGCTAACG TGTTCATCATTCATGCTCAAGAG gTGGGAGTGACTGAGGCATGGACCAGCAGGTCCTGCAAATGTGATTGTGAAGGAGCCGAATCCCCGACTGAGTTTTCCTCCATTCGGACCAGCTCTTCTATGGTGCGAGGAGTGGACTGCATGCCAG AGTGTCCGTACCACAAGCCTCTGGGCTTCGAGGCCGGATCAGTGAGTCCAGACCAGATTACCTGCTCCAATCAAGATCAGTACACCGGCTGGTTCTCCTCATGGCTCCCAAGCAGGGCCCGGCTTAACAGCCAGGGCTTCGG GTGTGCCTGGCTGTCTAAATTCCAGGACAACAGTCAGTGGCTGCAGGTTGACCTGAAGGAGGTGATGGTTGTGTCAGGCATCCTCACTCAGGGCCGCTGTGACGCTGACGAGTGGATCACCAAGTACAGCGTTCAGTACCGCACAAACGAGAAACTCAACTGGATCTATTACAAAGACCAGACTGGAAACAACAGG gtgTTTTATGGAAACGCTGACCGCTCCTCGTCTGTGCAGAACCTGCTGCGACCGCCCATTGTGGCGCGTTACATCCGCATCCTCCCACTCGGATGGCACACACGCATTGCCGTGCGCatggagctgctgctctgcatgaaCAAATGTGTGTGA